A window of Caretta caretta isolate rCarCar2 chromosome 13, rCarCar1.hap1, whole genome shotgun sequence contains these coding sequences:
- the SDC4 gene encoding syndecan-4 isoform X2, whose amino-acid sequence MENPPPCSVRETETMDPEKYGEDYFSSGALPDDEDISDPRPDLSRESDWFSGSGDDDAEDDIASTTEESPMFSSDNYIPEDTGKGTKDVDENLVVDNEITPRKVLPAEKMDPSNKISMASTANGSLFERTEVLAALIAGGAVGLLFAVFLILLLVYRMKKKDEGSYDLGKKPIYKKAPTNEFYA is encoded by the exons GTGAGAGAAACTGAGACCATGGACCCAGAGAAGTATGGAGAGGACTATTTCTCTTCTGGAGCCTtgccagatgatgaagatatcagtGACCCCAGGCCTGACTTGAGCAGAGAGAGTGACTGGTTTTCTGGTTCTGGAGATGATG ATGCTGAAGATGACATTGCTTCAACCACTGAAGAGAGTCCTATG TTCTCGAGTGACAACTATATCCCTGAAGATACCGGTAAGGGGACAAAGGATGTGGATGAAAACCTGGTGGTAGACAATGAAATAACTCCACGTAAAGTCTTGCCCGCTGAGAAAATGGATCCGTCCAACAAGATTTCCATGGCCAGCACAGCCAACGGCAGCCTCTTTGAAAGAACAGAAGTCCTTGCAG CTCTTATTGCAGGTGGGGCAGTTGGGCTGCTGTTTGCTGTCTTCCTGATCCTCCTGTTGGTCTATCGCATGAAGAAAAAGGATGAGGGCAGTTATGATCTTGGCAAAAAACCAATCTACAAGAAAGCGCCTACAAATGAATTCTACGCTTAA